The Gavia stellata isolate bGavSte3 chromosome 1, bGavSte3.hap2, whole genome shotgun sequence genome has a segment encoding these proteins:
- the MLF2 gene encoding myeloid leukemia factor 2 isoform X2: MFRLMRDGEPEDPMFAMDPFAIHRQHMNRMLSGSFGFGPLLGITDGTTPGTRQAGRRMQAGAVSPFGMLGMAGGFIDMFGMMNDMIGNMEHMTSGANCQTFTSSTVISYSNLGDGPKVYQETSEMRSAPGGIRETRRTVRDSDSGLEQMSIGHHIRERAHIMQRSRNHRTGDQEERQDYINMDESDAAAFDDEWRRETSRFRPQRGLEYRRHEGSGGRRAEGTRLAIQGPEDSPSRQSRRYDW, encoded by the exons ATGTTCCGGCTGATGAGGGATGGCGAGCCGGAGGACCCCATGTTTGCCAT GGACCCTTTTGCTATCCACCGGCAGCACATGAACCGCATGCTTTCCGGAAGTTTCGGGTTCGGCCCACTCCTTGGCATCACTGATGGGACCACACCTGGGACTCGCCAGGCTGGCCGTAGGATGCAG gcaggagctgtTTCACCCTTTGGGATGCTCGGCATG GCAGGTGGCTTTATAGATATGTTCGGGATGATGAACGACATGATTGGAAACATG GAGCATATGACAAGCGGTGCTAACTGCCAGACATTTACCTCCTCAACCGTCATCTCCTATTCCAACCTGGGTGATGGGCCCAAAGTCTATCAGGAGACCTCAGAGATGCGTTCAGCACCTGGTGGG ATCCGTGAGACTAGACGGACCGTAAGGGACTCGGACAGCGGCTTGGAACAAATGTCGATTGGACACCACATCAGGGAGCGGGCCCACATCATGCAGCGGTCCCGGAACCACCGCACGGGTGAccaggaggagaggcaggactACATCAACATGGATGAAA GTGATGCAGCTGCGTTCGATGACGAGTGGAGGCGAGAGACGTCACGTTTCCGGCCGCAGCGGGGGCTGGAATACCGCCGTCATGAAGGCAGCGGTGGCCGTCGGGCTGAAGGGACTCGTCTTGCGATCCAGGGCCCTGAGGATTCTCCCTCCAGACAGTCCCGTCGGTACGACTGGTGA
- the MLF2 gene encoding myeloid leukemia factor 2 isoform X1 — MIGPWKQQRPPPTEGSMFRLMRDGEPEDPMFAMDPFAIHRQHMNRMLSGSFGFGPLLGITDGTTPGTRQAGRRMQAGAVSPFGMLGMAGGFIDMFGMMNDMIGNMEHMTSGANCQTFTSSTVISYSNLGDGPKVYQETSEMRSAPGGIRETRRTVRDSDSGLEQMSIGHHIRERAHIMQRSRNHRTGDQEERQDYINMDESDAAAFDDEWRRETSRFRPQRGLEYRRHEGSGGRRAEGTRLAIQGPEDSPSRQSRRYDW, encoded by the exons ATGATTGGTCCCTGGAAGCAGCAG AGGCCGCCCCCGACCGAGGGAAGCATGTTCCGGCTGATGAGGGATGGCGAGCCGGAGGACCCCATGTTTGCCAT GGACCCTTTTGCTATCCACCGGCAGCACATGAACCGCATGCTTTCCGGAAGTTTCGGGTTCGGCCCACTCCTTGGCATCACTGATGGGACCACACCTGGGACTCGCCAGGCTGGCCGTAGGATGCAG gcaggagctgtTTCACCCTTTGGGATGCTCGGCATG GCAGGTGGCTTTATAGATATGTTCGGGATGATGAACGACATGATTGGAAACATG GAGCATATGACAAGCGGTGCTAACTGCCAGACATTTACCTCCTCAACCGTCATCTCCTATTCCAACCTGGGTGATGGGCCCAAAGTCTATCAGGAGACCTCAGAGATGCGTTCAGCACCTGGTGGG ATCCGTGAGACTAGACGGACCGTAAGGGACTCGGACAGCGGCTTGGAACAAATGTCGATTGGACACCACATCAGGGAGCGGGCCCACATCATGCAGCGGTCCCGGAACCACCGCACGGGTGAccaggaggagaggcaggactACATCAACATGGATGAAA GTGATGCAGCTGCGTTCGATGACGAGTGGAGGCGAGAGACGTCACGTTTCCGGCCGCAGCGGGGGCTGGAATACCGCCGTCATGAAGGCAGCGGTGGCCGTCGGGCTGAAGGGACTCGTCTTGCGATCCAGGGCCCTGAGGATTCTCCCTCCAGACAGTCCCGTCGGTACGACTGGTGA